From Bacteroidales bacterium, the proteins below share one genomic window:
- a CDS encoding FecR domain-containing protein encodes MEEPMTYYIDLITRYFSGEASPEELMSLSGWIKESAENRKLFEDYGKAWNLTEQSIIDQKIDLDAEWSSLSGKINFEEKRHEPKVINISAAESTKKGTGKNWLKLAATLLILIASSTFVYYYFGNSRMVTITADAGIREVTLPDGSVISLNQGSKLEYPKTFKNKRIVRLEGEAYFKVAHDAGKPFIVKGNESNVEVLGTQFNVKTRNQQGNMEVVLTSGKVSLYTDSSPSKKMILSPGDQAEVSPVKNSIIRQVNTDLNYLAWKTRKINFDDTRMDQIIATLKSVYGVELQFTDPGLAECTVTASFDQQPLTSVLNVITSTLDLKVQQKGSIFILSGKACK; translated from the coding sequence ATGGAAGAACCAATGACATATTACATCGACCTGATAACCAGGTACTTTTCGGGAGAAGCAAGTCCTGAAGAGCTGATGTCATTGTCAGGATGGATCAAAGAAAGTGCTGAAAACAGGAAGTTGTTTGAGGATTATGGCAAGGCCTGGAATCTCACCGAACAATCCATAATTGACCAGAAAATTGACCTGGACGCTGAATGGTCATCATTGTCAGGCAAAATCAATTTTGAAGAAAAGCGTCATGAACCTAAAGTAATCAATATCTCAGCCGCTGAATCAACCAAAAAAGGAACCGGAAAAAACTGGCTGAAACTGGCTGCAACTTTGTTGATACTCATTGCTTCATCAACATTTGTATATTATTATTTTGGGAATTCACGCATGGTAACAATCACAGCCGATGCAGGCATCAGGGAAGTTACCCTGCCCGATGGTTCAGTGATATCGCTCAACCAGGGATCAAAACTTGAATATCCTAAAACATTCAAGAACAAAAGAATAGTCCGTCTGGAAGGAGAAGCTTATTTCAAAGTTGCTCACGATGCCGGGAAGCCCTTTATTGTGAAAGGCAATGAGTCGAATGTGGAGGTACTGGGAACCCAATTTAATGTGAAAACCCGGAATCAGCAGGGCAATATGGAGGTAGTACTTACCTCAGGAAAGGTTTCCCTTTATACCGATTCAAGCCCATCGAAAAAAATGATTCTCAGTCCTGGCGATCAGGCTGAAGTTTCTCCGGTTAAGAATTCAATCATCAGGCAGGTAAATACCGACCTGAATTACCTGGCCTGGAAGACAAGAAAAATCAATTTTGATGATACCCGGATGGATCAGATCATTGCCACGCTCAAATCAGTATATGGTGTTGAACTTCAGTTCACTGATCCCGGACTGGCTGAATGCACAGTGACCGCATCCTTTGATCAGCAGCCCCTTACTTCGGTATTAAATGTTATCACCAGCACCCTGGATTTAAAAGTACAGCAAAAAGGTAGTATCTTCATCCTTTCAGGTAAAGCCTGTAAATAA
- a CDS encoding TonB-dependent receptor, with protein MQQKVSLKVQNQPLRQVLDQLLTPLGISYSVVEQQIVLKPAGTVDESAQTLQKKQKFTLSGYIRDQSTGEIIIGANVYDRDTYQGTTTNGYGFFSITLTEGNYQMAFSILGYEKVEKPIQLTSDMRLSVELKEAAISMREIEIVSKEGDEALVKVNNGSVRLSGSTLKQMPGFAGNVDVIKSLNSVPGINAFGDGSTFYYVRGGNNDHNLLMIDDAPIYNPSHLFGFFSALAPDAIKDVKAYKGDFPASYGGRLSSVIDVRARDGNMKRLGFSGNLGPYTSDLTLEGPIKKEFSSFIISGRRSNLNWLNFSSLSNRTFSINFYDLNAKINIRLNRNNRLFLTAYSGNDDFSRFSTSAVHTFGIQWKNAAGTLRWNHIFNNRLFSNTTASFSRYDYYLFISRQDNNYWTSSISNATLKTDLTWYPNPGNTVKTGVELSNHHSNPGNIHFSEDDIQKNTPVIPQYQSVDVTLYLSNEQIIREKLMLNYGLRFTSWRDLGPTTVYLFDGTHKVIDTATVADRAVYKSFANVEPRLSIGYALTKRLLVRAGYSHTVQYLQMLSNSTSPFTSLEVWAPSGPNIKPQKSDQISLGIVQQFSRGVSFTLESYYRLFSNQIEYMDHANMLYNPLIEGEIRFGDAKSYGVEALLRKSEGKFSGWIGYAWSRVFRTIEGVNNGKEYPAYYDRPNTVCVNLSYRSGKHWEFSGSWIYLTGSPTSTPVGFYEYNGYTVPIFGAKNNDRLPDYHRMDVAITCWLNKPGNRFRHSLVFSVYNLYGRHNPFIVNFNKIMDDKGNFYVPSDLDGNFEIVPTQLSVAGALPSLNYTFRF; from the coding sequence GTGCAACAAAAGGTTAGCCTGAAAGTTCAGAATCAGCCACTCAGGCAGGTGCTGGATCAATTACTTACCCCGCTTGGAATAAGCTATAGTGTAGTCGAGCAGCAGATTGTACTTAAGCCTGCGGGTACTGTAGATGAATCAGCACAAACCCTGCAAAAAAAGCAGAAGTTTACACTAAGCGGGTACATCCGCGACCAGTCAACGGGTGAGATTATCATTGGAGCCAATGTGTACGACAGGGACACCTACCAGGGGACAACCACCAATGGGTACGGCTTTTTTTCCATCACACTCACAGAAGGCAATTACCAGATGGCTTTCTCGATCCTGGGGTATGAAAAAGTAGAAAAACCCATTCAGCTGACTTCAGACATGCGTCTGTCGGTAGAGTTGAAAGAGGCTGCAATCAGTATGCGGGAAATAGAAATTGTGAGTAAGGAAGGGGATGAGGCACTTGTAAAAGTAAATAATGGTAGTGTCCGGCTTTCCGGTTCTACCCTGAAGCAGATGCCCGGATTTGCAGGGAATGTGGATGTGATCAAATCGCTGAATTCAGTGCCGGGAATTAATGCATTTGGCGATGGTTCCACTTTTTATTATGTCCGCGGAGGTAATAACGACCATAACCTGTTAATGATTGATGATGCCCCGATATATAATCCTTCTCATCTTTTTGGCTTCTTTTCTGCTTTAGCTCCTGATGCCATCAAGGATGTAAAAGCCTACAAGGGTGATTTCCCGGCTTCTTATGGAGGTCGGTTATCATCCGTAATTGATGTCAGGGCCAGGGATGGCAATATGAAACGGCTGGGGTTCTCGGGGAACCTTGGGCCTTATACATCGGACCTGACACTGGAAGGCCCGATTAAAAAGGAATTCAGCTCCTTTATTATTTCCGGCCGCAGGTCAAATCTGAATTGGTTAAATTTTTCAAGCTTAAGCAATCGTACCTTCAGTATTAATTTCTATGATCTGAATGCCAAGATAAATATCAGGCTTAACCGGAATAACCGGCTGTTTCTGACCGCATATTCCGGGAATGACGATTTCAGTCGTTTTTCCACTTCTGCAGTACATACTTTTGGTATTCAGTGGAAGAATGCGGCGGGTACGTTACGCTGGAATCACATATTCAATAATCGATTGTTTTCCAATACCACAGCCAGTTTCAGCCGGTATGATTATTACCTTTTTATTTCGCGTCAGGATAATAATTACTGGACTTCCTCCATTTCGAATGCTACCCTGAAAACCGACCTCACCTGGTACCCCAACCCTGGCAATACAGTAAAAACAGGTGTTGAATTAAGTAATCATCACTCCAACCCGGGTAATATCCATTTTTCTGAGGATGATATTCAGAAGAATACACCCGTAATTCCTCAGTATCAGTCGGTTGATGTTACATTATACCTGAGCAATGAGCAGATCATCAGGGAAAAACTCATGCTGAATTATGGATTGCGATTCACCTCCTGGAGGGATCTGGGCCCTACCACAGTGTACCTTTTTGATGGAACCCATAAAGTGATCGATACAGCAACAGTGGCTGACCGTGCTGTTTATAAAAGCTTTGCCAATGTTGAGCCCAGGTTAAGCATTGGTTATGCGTTAACCAAAAGGTTATTGGTGAGGGCGGGTTATAGCCATACCGTCCAGTATCTGCAGATGCTTTCCAATTCAACCAGTCCTTTTACATCGCTGGAAGTATGGGCTCCCTCGGGACCCAATATTAAGCCACAAAAGTCAGATCAGATTAGTTTAGGCATCGTTCAGCAATTTTCCCGAGGGGTTAGTTTTACCCTTGAATCCTATTACCGGTTGTTCTCGAATCAGATTGAATATATGGATCACGCTAATATGTTGTATAATCCTCTGATTGAAGGAGAAATCCGTTTTGGCGATGCGAAATCATACGGGGTGGAAGCCTTGCTCCGGAAATCGGAAGGCAAATTCTCAGGTTGGATTGGCTATGCCTGGTCGAGGGTATTCCGGACTATTGAAGGGGTTAATAATGGTAAAGAGTATCCTGCTTACTACGACAGGCCTAATACCGTTTGTGTCAACCTTTCGTATCGCTCAGGAAAGCATTGGGAGTTCTCGGGAAGCTGGATTTATCTAACCGGCTCACCCACTTCCACACCGGTAGGTTTTTATGAATACAATGGTTATACCGTTCCTATTTTTGGAGCAAAGAATAACGACAGGCTACCCGATTATCACAGGATGGATGTGGCGATTACCTGCTGGCTGAATAAACCGGGAAACCGATTCCGCCATAGCCTGGTCTTCTCTGTTTATAATTTATATGGCAGGCATAATCCTTTCATCGTGAATTTCAATAAAATTATGGATGATAAAGGAAATTTTTATGTTCCTTCCGACCTCGACGGGAATTTTGAAATTGTTCCAACCCAGCTATCGGTAGCCGGCGCCCTTCCATCCTTAAATTATACCTTCAGATTTTAG
- a CDS encoding DUF4249 family protein, with amino-acid sequence MNDKTTYTEDTSGNDKNRKDSGRLSGFFSSILALLLMLLGLNACEEQTDWDLQTVPSDMIVVESVITNEMKQQSVKITFPQEGYNDSVLPVRGAEVIVTVNGNVYNFKESPDQPGIYLSNVPFEGKPGKEHSLLISYGNKVFTAKSGMVNWQGNFGEGIYVTRKDDNLYRLVWLSRPYHPKKALMYELLIDWSHLPAWKDSSWSSTHARMFYYTLPTLDVSEIFAPAIEAVRFPLGTKITERRYTLTPQHADFVRDLLSETTWQGGYFSSAPSNVGTNLSSGAIGYFGACAVLSNTSVVNGLISKSTLTDTEQ; translated from the coding sequence ATGAACGACAAAACAACATATACCGAAGATACTTCAGGGAACGATAAGAATCGAAAGGATTCTGGCAGGTTAAGCGGTTTTTTCAGTAGTATCCTGGCACTTTTACTAATGTTGCTTGGTTTGAATGCCTGTGAGGAGCAGACAGACTGGGATTTACAAACAGTGCCCAGCGATATGATTGTTGTTGAATCCGTGATCACCAATGAGATGAAACAACAATCGGTGAAGATCACATTCCCGCAGGAAGGATATAATGATAGTGTTTTGCCTGTAAGAGGTGCCGAAGTGATTGTAACAGTCAATGGAAATGTATACAACTTTAAGGAGTCGCCTGATCAGCCCGGGATCTATTTATCGAATGTGCCATTTGAAGGGAAACCCGGGAAGGAACACTCCTTATTGATTAGTTACGGTAACAAGGTTTTTACAGCCAAATCGGGTATGGTGAACTGGCAGGGAAATTTCGGTGAAGGCATTTATGTTACACGCAAGGATGACAACCTGTATCGCCTGGTGTGGCTCTCGAGGCCTTATCATCCGAAAAAAGCCCTGATGTACGAATTGCTTATCGACTGGTCGCATCTTCCCGCCTGGAAGGATTCCAGCTGGTCATCCACACATGCAAGGATGTTTTATTACACACTGCCCACGCTGGATGTGAGTGAAATATTTGCTCCGGCAATTGAAGCTGTAAGGTTCCCATTAGGTACCAAAATCACGGAACGAAGGTACACACTCACCCCTCAGCATGCAGATTTTGTGAGGGATTTACTGTCGGAAACTACCTGGCAGGGAGGGTATTTCAGCTCCGCACCTTCTAATGTGGGTACCAATCTAAGTTCCGGGGCTATTGGCTATTTCGGCGCCTGTGCAGTGCTCTCAAATACATCAGTGGTTAATGGACTGATATCCAAATCTACTTTGACAGATACTGAACAATAA
- a CDS encoding class I SAM-dependent methyltransferase — MKNFEENIENQFEYNRNKNLFQDGILNSLKFSPETLKAIENIHQLSEEAEVLLIDYLTHRAIQKFCNLNQYYSFDTGAYKALRSLYVELFLNLKTGQLPVETIAAHHYENIISWLQQTNPFAEKIYSSKGEELEAVACSEYSPDLQFEILQLDMNQLVEPILDMGCGIKGELVKYLRLKGFVAYGFDRFVEETPDLIKADWFEFPFEEQQWGTIISNLGFTNHFMHHHLRNDGNFIGYAKRYMEILDSLKPGGCFIYAPDLPFIERYLEQEKFQITKHDVGQSEIKSVKVKRLY; from the coding sequence ATGAAAAATTTTGAGGAAAATATTGAAAATCAATTCGAATATAACCGAAATAAAAACCTGTTTCAGGACGGAATATTAAACTCCTTGAAGTTCAGTCCTGAAACCCTGAAAGCCATCGAAAATATTCATCAGCTCAGTGAAGAGGCTGAGGTTTTATTAATTGATTATTTAACCCATCGGGCAATTCAGAAGTTCTGTAACCTGAATCAGTATTATTCGTTCGACACTGGTGCATATAAGGCTTTAAGAAGTCTATATGTAGAGCTTTTCCTGAATCTAAAGACAGGACAATTACCCGTTGAAACCATTGCTGCTCATCATTATGAGAACATTATCAGCTGGCTGCAGCAGACCAATCCTTTTGCTGAGAAGATCTATTCATCAAAAGGAGAGGAACTGGAAGCCGTAGCATGTTCGGAGTATTCCCCTGATCTTCAGTTTGAGATTTTGCAACTCGATATGAATCAACTGGTTGAGCCTATTCTTGATATGGGTTGCGGGATAAAGGGGGAGTTAGTAAAATATTTGCGACTGAAAGGTTTTGTAGCCTATGGCTTCGACAGGTTTGTTGAAGAAACACCCGATTTGATAAAGGCTGACTGGTTTGAATTCCCTTTTGAAGAACAGCAGTGGGGTACCATCATCAGTAACTTAGGATTTACCAACCATTTCATGCACCATCATTTGCGTAATGACGGGAATTTCATAGGTTATGCAAAAAGGTACATGGAGATATTAGATTCATTGAAACCTGGGGGATGTTTTATTTATGCTCCGGATCTCCCTTTTATCGAACGATACCTTGAGCAGGAAAAGTTTCAAATCACGAAGCATGATGTTGGCCAATCGGAAATAAAGTCCGTAAAAGTGAAAAGACTCTATTAA
- a CDS encoding acyltransferase, translating to MEQHSLPTTSFSDTRNHYVILDGLRGVAAVMVVIFHFFETFSGGNHLTQIINHGYLAVDFFFVLSGFVIGYAYDDRWKSMSVKEFFKRRLIRLHPMIIIGMLIGAIGFYFSASPVVFPGISAVPVWKMLLIMLIGFTLLPVPPSMDIRGWGEMHPLNGPAWSLFFEYVANILYAFFLRKASKLVLSVLVALAGIALIHLAVSGPNGDVVGGWSLDPVQIRVGLTRLLYPFMAGLLLSRISKPGKFRHAFLWCSLLLILIFSFPRIGGSEHLWWNGLYDSLSIIFLFPLIVYLGASGQLRGKISARVCGFLGDISYPIYIIHYPLIYIFTAWVVDNQVPLQKAWPAGLLLLFSSIAIAWASLKLYDIPVRKWLVKRLMVKPVK from the coding sequence ATGGAACAACACAGTTTACCCACCACTTCATTTTCTGATACAAGAAACCATTATGTTATTCTCGACGGGCTGAGAGGTGTTGCAGCAGTCATGGTGGTTATTTTTCACTTCTTTGAAACCTTTTCGGGTGGGAATCATCTGACCCAGATCATCAATCACGGGTACCTGGCAGTTGACTTCTTCTTTGTTTTATCGGGCTTTGTGATCGGGTATGCCTATGATGATCGGTGGAAGAGTATGAGTGTTAAAGAATTCTTCAAGAGGCGTCTGATCAGGCTTCACCCGATGATTATTATCGGGATGCTCATTGGCGCCATTGGTTTCTATTTTTCTGCTTCCCCTGTTGTATTCCCCGGCATCAGCGCTGTTCCTGTGTGGAAAATGCTGCTGATCATGCTGATTGGATTTACTTTGCTGCCGGTTCCTCCTTCCATGGATATCAGGGGCTGGGGTGAGATGCATCCTCTTAATGGCCCGGCCTGGTCGCTGTTCTTTGAATATGTGGCCAATATCCTATATGCCTTCTTCCTCAGGAAAGCATCCAAACTTGTGTTGTCGGTACTGGTGGCCCTGGCAGGAATTGCATTGATACACCTGGCTGTTTCAGGCCCCAATGGTGATGTGGTTGGAGGCTGGTCGCTCGACCCGGTGCAGATTCGTGTTGGACTAACCCGATTGCTTTATCCCTTCATGGCTGGACTCCTGCTTTCAAGGATCAGTAAGCCGGGAAAATTCAGGCATGCCTTTCTATGGTGCAGTTTGTTGCTCATCCTCATCTTTTCATTTCCACGCATCGGGGGAAGTGAACATCTATGGTGGAATGGGCTTTATGATTCGCTTTCCATCATTTTTCTGTTCCCGCTTATTGTCTACCTGGGTGCCAGCGGACAACTCAGGGGAAAAATTTCTGCCAGGGTTTGTGGATTCCTGGGAGATATCTCCTATCCGATTTATATCATCCATTACCCTCTTATTTACATCTTCACAGCCTGGGTTGTCGATAACCAGGTTCCATTACAGAAGGCATGGCCGGCGGGATTGCTGTTGTTATTCTCATCCATTGCCATTGCATGGGCCAGTCTGAAATTGTATGATATCCCTGTAAGAAAATGGCTTGTGAAACGACTGATGGTGAAACCCGTCAAATAA
- a CDS encoding T9SS type A sorting domain-containing protein, which translates to MKNKSLSLTFILVLVFSFSYAQLTFEQSYTGAAEVADVENFGYKYFVTDYLMNSVQVYNEDHTPWKNISVPVPTNTYLYDVAYVSSKVFNLDDLVEILAVSYEYVATSDTSGYYIYTTLVFNENGTVLLTVPGGAYSFTFTDNSNKSKLVVYVYDYSVSTYITSTSVYALPDKVSGIKNGETPNPLPFPNPAAQEINIPIGNQLQQTSHFIVISDLNGKEYLKVPVQQGQSLSNISTSSLPSGSYIYRVEGNGISMPAGKFVKR; encoded by the coding sequence ATGAAAAACAAATCACTTTCCCTTACCTTCATTCTTGTGCTTGTATTTTCCTTTTCATACGCACAGCTAACTTTTGAACAATCCTACACCGGGGCAGCAGAAGTGGCCGATGTGGAAAACTTTGGATATAAATACTTTGTTACGGATTACCTAATGAATTCTGTCCAGGTTTATAATGAAGACCATACCCCCTGGAAAAACATATCTGTTCCTGTTCCTACGAACACCTATTTGTACGATGTTGCCTATGTAAGCTCAAAAGTCTTTAATCTGGATGACCTGGTTGAAATTCTTGCCGTGAGTTATGAATATGTAGCTACTTCCGACACTTCGGGGTATTACATTTATACCACCCTGGTGTTCAACGAAAATGGAACTGTTTTGCTTACAGTGCCAGGAGGGGCTTACTCATTTACATTTACTGACAATAGTAATAAGAGCAAATTGGTGGTTTATGTTTATGATTATTCGGTTTCGACTTATATCACCTCCACATCGGTGTATGCACTCCCTGATAAAGTCTCGGGCATAAAAAACGGCGAAACGCCTAACCCGCTGCCATTTCCCAATCCAGCTGCGCAGGAAATCAACATTCCTATTGGGAATCAATTGCAACAAACCTCCCATTTCATTGTGATCAGCGACCTCAACGGGAAAGAATATCTTAAGGTGCCGGTACAGCAAGGACAATCCCTCAGCAATATTTCAACCTCATCATTACCCTCAGGATCATATATTTACCGGGTTGAAGGGAATGGAATTTCGATGCCTGCCGGAAAATTTGTCAAACGATAG